A genomic window from Caldicellulosiruptor kronotskyensis 2002 includes:
- a CDS encoding 4Fe-4S binding protein: protein MPKVLRADNMNKCLGCFTCMLTCAAVNHNNHNLAKSSIKVKTRGGLQSKFAATICVACKEPACAEACPTNALVKRPGGGVKLIEEKCIACEKCVSACIVGSIHMDYDRKIPIVCKHCGACVRMCPHNCLSMEEVSE, encoded by the coding sequence TTGCCAAAGGTTCTTCGAGCTGATAACATGAACAAGTGCTTGGGGTGTTTTACATGCATGCTTACATGCGCAGCGGTGAACCATAACAATCACAACCTTGCAAAAAGCTCAATAAAAGTTAAGACAAGAGGAGGACTTCAGAGTAAGTTTGCAGCAACAATTTGTGTTGCGTGCAAAGAACCAGCGTGTGCAGAGGCTTGTCCTACAAATGCTCTTGTTAAAAGGCCAGGTGGCGGTGTTAAGCTAATCGAAGAAAAATGCATTGCATGTGAAAAATGTGTTAGCGCGTGTATAGTTGGCTCAATTCACATGGACTATGATAGGAAAATCCCAATTGTTTGTAAACACTGTGGGGCATGTGTGAGAATGTGTCCACACAATTGTCTTTCAATGGAAGAGGTGAGCGAGTAA